The sequence below is a genomic window from Alosa alosa isolate M-15738 ecotype Scorff River chromosome 5, AALO_Geno_1.1, whole genome shotgun sequence.
ATGGTCAACCAGCACTTTGCCTTTGATGAGGTGAAGCAGTCTGTCACTGACCTGAGAGAAAGACTGGACAACTTTTGTGAGCagaaaaacatttaacattaatttaataatcaatttatttatttaatatttatattttgaaTGCCAATGTTTGCCATATTAATAGTTGGATCTGAGTCTTTGGTAAAGGGGATATACTAtgcattttcacattttcagtGCTTTTCTGCATGTATTCTGGTATCTGCTAGGCGTGGAGACATATTTTCAATGAGACATTCAGAATCGCTGACACAGATGTTTTATTTAGCCCgcaataaattatttaaaaataatggaaACAGAGTTAAATATATCCTTTTTAATGTCTGAATGTACACAGGCTTTTCACAGATGAGAATCTTGAGAATCTTCTACTCTCAGGGTTAACATTAGtcctccttttttttctcttcagtgATCAAAGTTCAGAGTGTTCTGCCTCCTGAACCTGAGACCAGAGATGAGTTCTTGCAATGtgagttatacacacacacacacacacacacacacacacacacacacacacacacacacacacacacacacacacacacagagagagagagagagagagagagagagagagagagagagagagagattactttgagtgtgtttgtgtagttaaCCTGTGAGTCACTCAGTGCCATCCTCTTTGAACCCATCCCCAGACTCCCGTCCTCTAACTTTGGACCCAAACACGGTGCACAGGGAGCTCTGCCTGTCTGAGGGCAACAGGAGGGTGACGCACTGTGATGAGTACCAGTCCTACCCCTCCCACCCCGAGCGCTTCGACGGCTGGGAGCAGGTGCTGTGCAGAGAGGGGGCGTCTGGACGCTGCTACTGGGAGGTGGAGTGGAGCGGGGAGGAGGTCTCCATCGCCGTCTCCTACAAAGACATCAGCAGGAAGGGACACGGCCATGAGTGTGGCTTTGGGAGCAACGACCAGTCCTGGAGTCTGGACTGCTCCAAGTCTGCTTTGTCCTTCAGACACGATAACAAGGAGACAGAACTTCCTCGAGCACCCAGCTCCTACAGAATAGGAGTGTATGTGGATCACAGGGCAGGAACTCTGGCCTTTTACAGTATGTCTGACACAATAACCCTCCTGCACAGAGTCCAGaccacattcattcacacactctaCCCTGGGTTTTGGCTTGGGTTTAATTTTCATCATGGTCAGTCATCAGTCAAACTCCTCTGAACCACAGCTCAGACTAATAAAACATAAGGGATGTGTGTAGTAactcagtgaacaacagacaaCCAGACAGATGCTGATGCTGGTTTGTCACAAATCTGGCCCTGATCAAAACGGTTGCCAAATATCAGCACACCCAGGACCACATGTTTTTCAGAACACCATTAAATCAGTCTCAGGAAAGGCTCATCAGACATCGTAATCAAATGCTTTAATAGTTAATATATCCCAGAACTTTACTCTTACATGTGCTAGCACAGTAAAATACTCTCAATACaaagatgtgcacacacacacacacacgcgcgcacacacacgcaaacacacacacacacacaaaaacacactttcaGAGGTGGATCAGTCATACTGTGTGTCCTGCAATAATGTTACGAAATAAAATGTACCTACTATAAAACTTACATTTGCAAAATAGTACCAGTtattcacaaaaaataaataaaaaacctgatgcacaacattttaaaacaattcaTTTAAGTATTTTAATGTGCCAAATAGCTACATGCATGCAATGACAACGGTAACATTAAAGCCAGCCATTGTCAAGTTTTACAGAATATTGCACTGTTTCACATTTCTCTTTTTAATAGTTATACTGTACACAATTAGGCCTCTAGCACAGAAGGCATACTTGTGAATTTATAAATATTCGATTTGAATTTATTAGGCTGCAGCATGTAAactgtgtttattttgtgtgaaTCTTGGCGATTCTTTAAAAATCCCACTTCAGTCTTTGGGAATATGGGTTTGTTACAGAGCCGTATCTGGTTTGTATAGCCTCATGCGCCCCCTACAGTCCCTGTCAGCTAATTGGCGcgcttagcctagaaatctaccGGCAGCAAATGATGTGGGCCTGGCTCGTAAGGCTAtgacgcgcacgcacacaataTGAGGAAGTTGTGCCACACGTGAAACTGAAACTGATGTGCTTTGTGAAGTCCAGACTCAGAGCTTTGTGAATTGTCTTTCAGCAGCGTAGAGGGAATGGCAGAGGCTATGACATACAACCAGGACCTTTTTACGTGTCCGATTTGTTTGGACATTCTCAGGGATCCAGTGACTCTTCAGTGTGGACACAATTACTGCATGAGTTGCATTAAGGGCTGCTGGGATCAGGAAAATCAGAAGGGAGCCTACAGCTGCCCCCAGTGCAGACACACGTTCACTCCAAGACCCGTTTTATACAAAAATAATATTGTTGCAGAGCTTGTGGAACAGTTCAAGAAGACCAGAATCCAAGCTGTTGTTCCTGCTCCTGTTGTATGTGCTGGTCCCGGGGAGCTGGAATGTGATCTCTGTACTGACAGAAAACTCAAAGCTGTCAAGTCCTGTCTGGACTGTCTGTTGTCTTACTGTGAAACTCACTGTAAAGTTCACAACGATGTAAATCCCTGGCGAAAACACAAGATAATTGACGCTACAGGCCATCTACAGGAGAGGATCTGCACTCAACATGAGAAGACTCTGGAGATATTCTGTCGCACAGATCAAACTTGTGTCTGTTATCTCTGTATGGTGGATGAACACAAAGGCCATGACACTGTGTTAGCCTCtgcagggagaaaggagaaacaGGTAAGGATAGGTGTTCAACAACTGAAATGAAATTGGCTCTAAAATCATCCTCTAGAGTTCTATTATGGTAGACAGCAAGTTAGAAAGTGAATAACAACAGCAAAAACTCACTACGCTCTAATGACGTTGTAAAACCTGATGGACACAGCCAATGACCGTCTTCTCAGCAATGGGCTACTCATTACCATTAAAGATCAGCAACTCAGTCATGTGTACATGAGCTgaccctgaaaaaaaaaataattgtataaCTGCAGTGTGGATGTGATGCATTTGTTCAACATAGACACACTTTGAGGAGACCCAGAGGAAATTTCAACACAGAAtccaggagaaagagaaggagctgCAGGAGCTGAGGAAGGCTGTGGAGACTCTCAAGGTGAGTACTGATCACAGGAGAAGACAGCATCTGGCTGCTGGAGGAGCCATTTCAGGCCTCAGTTAGAGACTAGGGATCTCCTCCAGTCAGTCAGAGGAGGACTTCCCAGTTCCTCTGAGCCACACTGGTAACACGTTTTGTAAAAGAGCTGAGTGAGTGGGCTGCTTTATATGCCCcctatgtctttgtgtgtctcctATCAGAGCTCTGCAAAGACAGCAGTGGAGGACAGTGATAGGACCTTTACTGAGGTGATCCGCTTCATTGAGAAAACGCGCTATGAGGTGAAGGAGCAAATCAGAGCTCATGAGAAGGCTGAGGTGAGTCGGACTGAAGGACTCCTGAAGCAACTGGAGCAGGAGATTGCTGAATTGAAGATGAGAGATGCTGAGCTGGAGCAGCTTTCACACTCGGAAGATCACATCCTTTTCCTCAAGGTAACTGTTGATAGGTTATGAAGGCACAGGATGTGCTGATGGCATTAATTTACGCAGTATTTAAAGAAACCCCCTCCCCAACACccaactcatacacacaccattacaccccacacacacatgcacacactcacacaccattacatcatacccccccaacacacacaccatacccacacaccaatccctccccccatacacacacaccatttcatcacccccaccccacaaacacacaccattccccccacacacacacacaccatttcatcaccctcccatacacacacacacacaatatacctttttaattattacttttaatgtattctttaaagttgagctggctcttgagcacaAGAATTTGTCATTATTTGTAATTCattttatgagtacatgacaataaactacttcatctacttgaacttgaacttgaacttgaacgtGGACTTGAACTTGAGTTACAtaggagtccatgatttccaaaaagaataaCAAATTTAGATtagtctaaccacaggaccatTTCCCATTTCACCTCAGTCCATCATAAATGAGCTCGGGCCCAGATTAGACAGTGGCATTTCTGTATCATTTTGAAATACCATTTCCTCTTTGTAGGGTAGAGTTTACACTAGCATTTGTGAATGGAGcatcaaactgtgctcatagacacTGGTTATCGGAAGTTTTCCAGAGCccataaaatacatattttctttacagaaacaggtctgaatttaatgtagtgccatctgaggtccaaaagaccatggcCATCCAATAGAttcaaagatttctctggatacTCTGatgatattatgtactgtagatcaggggtccccaaacttttatgtaccatggaccggtttgattcccatttttttttcacggacccgGGGGGTTTCCATGTTCCAAATGTGTtatgcatgcattacttgaaaagaactagctccagttaacagtgaaggtaacgaactatgaaaattgaacaacttgaagctacatctatcaagtctgcacatgcttaacaaaatatgggaacaaatggaactaaacgtgcattacgaatataatcagtgggagccctgtgcttgtttccctgcaacaagaaggttccatcagggggtgatggaagacagtgacaccctcagtgtgtttgaaatgtccagtcgattgcgcaatttggtcttagttgcagtcattgcagaaaacccggcctcgcatagatacgtggtgggaaatggtagcaacgttttcagcgcttttacggctatctcgggatattctgctttggttttgatccaaaaacccgccagagaggtttcctcatacacactcttaagaccaccgtcatttgcaatttcgatcaactgctcttcctcctgcgctgacaagttatgACTCGAATGGATATtaacaaatgggttgcggacccactcattggtttgccgtggatctttggaggatgggaagtagcctaacgctcaaactcatttgaaagcgcaacaaggtgatcgcgcaccagctgcgagagaaagggccctgcctcagtctctcccaaaacccccactactgtttggaacatatcaaatacaccccgtccccattcgtccccacaaatcaagctttgctttaaatgcagcgactttatctgccagtttaaagacagttgTCATTctccctggagtgacaggttgaggtaattaaGCAACCCAAATATGCCACACAGGTATAAGCCAGTTTTggcacccagtcctcatcactaaaatgtgcagcggtgactttttttctgtaagaaatctctgcagcggctctcgaaCACTCtgaccagtgacctgctaaagatgcttgttttttgttgctcattctagcagtttagctaactttgtgtgacactaccattcgccaagaactgatcaagtgaagtgagctgacctgaggctgcgcagcgctgaaggcaatatgtaaagtgttgaaggcgggacagacagacgtaagaaataagaccttgcaaaatgcaaacatgcgtgcaatcaaacaactgcatataggcctatgccatgcaaaaacgtgacattattgcgaattaaatagagtttagtttgcatgcatttttttaaactcatgtcgtaggctacggcccggttaggaatgtcccacggcccggtggttggggaccgctgctgcAGATGATGAGATCCACAAATTCTTCGCAATTTCATGTTAAaaagcattattattatattgtttcaTTATTTGCCCACACAGCTTTATACAGAGTGATCATCTTTACTTCTGAGAaatctctgggatgctctttatATCTAATCATGGTGCAAGTGCCATTAGGtttaattagttgtgaaatgttcctccttttgttgtctttatcattacacaacttttccagccttTTGTTGCCCCCTTGACAACTTTTGTGAGACGTGTTGCTGgcattaaattaaaaatgtgctTTTAGTCAAATTgatcattttcaacatttgttttgtgtctATTCATTTGCAGCTAACTATGGGTTTacaatattttaaaattattacattttgtttttcatcaaATTATAGAATGTAGAACAATTTATGATAACAACGCAATGTAGATTTAAACCTGTATAGCTTCCCAAATCCCAACTGTTACATCAtggctctcactctctttctcgccctctctctACTTTCTGTTTCTATCTGTAGACTTTCTAGTCAATCAGTGACCAACCTGAAGACTTATCTGGTATCTGTGTCAACCAGTGCATCTCTTTTGAGGCTGTGAAGAAATCTCTCTCCACACTGAAGGGGCAACTGGAGGATTTCTGCAAAAAGGAAGTAACCAAGACATCAGCAGCTGGTTTGTCACATTCCTGACATATGTTTAAATATAATTACCTCCGATACCTTAtcttttgattttgattttcagGAACTTTTTAtttctcaaaactgttttttttttttttcacatatcaCTTTTGTAAAATATCCTTTGTATGTCACTCAACAAGAGAACATTGTTTTAAACTGATATCATAAAAACAGAAGGTTTGGCTGATACAGTGTTTACATTTTCAGTAGTTGCTGACGTCAGTGTTGTCTATAATATGATTCTTCTGTTTCTATAGTGACTAGAGTCCAGACTTTTTGGAACATACCTGCAACCAGAGAGGAATTCCTACAATGTGAGTTtgacacatttcatacacagcacacagacagacaggcagacacacacacacacacacacacacacacacagagactcagacacacacacacacacacacacaaacacactttcatgGAATTCATATAATATTAGTTTGACTTACACACATTGTACATACCTTAAGTTTCAGTGCATGGTTTCTACAtacattggggcagccgtggcctactggttagcgcttcggacttgtaaccggagggttgccggtt
It includes:
- the LOC125294715 gene encoding E3 ubiquitin/ISG15 ligase TRIM25-like; this encodes MAEAMTYNQDLFTCPICLDILRDPVTLQCGHNYCMSCIKGCWDQENQKGAYSCPQCRHTFTPRPVLYKNNIVAELVEQFKKTRIQAVVPAPVVCAGPGELECDLCTDRKLKAVKSCLDCLLSYCETHCKVHNDVNPWRKHKIIDATGHLQERICTQHEKTLEIFCRTDQTCVCYLCMVDEHKGHDTVLASAGRKEKQTHFEETQRKFQHRIQEKEKELQELRKAVETLKSSAKTAVEDSDRTFTEVIRFIEKTRYEVKEQIRAHEKAEVSRTEGLLKQLEQEIAELKMRDAELEQLSHSEDHILFLKTF